The genome window AATACTGTTAATTGTTGTCGGCATCATGTTGGCGCTTCAGTTAAACAACTGGAACGAGGACCGGAAAGCGCAGGCGGAGTTTGATGAGTATATTGTGGAACTAAAAAGTGATGTTAAGGAAGCCATACAGAATTTAGAGAATACAATTCGTATCAACAATGGTTTCAAGGAGGGTTGTGAATTTATTCCTGCCTTTTTTGAGAATTCCGACTATAGGGAAGAAGACCTGGCCAGATTTGAAAGAGGACTTTCCAACTTAGGCAGTTATGACGAGACCAAT of Verrucomicrobiota bacterium contains these proteins:
- a CDS encoding DUF6090 family protein, whose protein sequence is MRYLTYALGEILLIVVGIMLALQLNNWNEDRKAQAEFDEYIVELKSDVKEAIQNLENTIRINNGFKEGCEFIPAFFENSDYREEDLARFERGLSNLGSYDETNVHVGVLGELMDGNKEIISRNPALAQSARQIEGVIEERLSNLSHIYSQIDLDAS